The following proteins are co-located in the Candidatus Accumulibacter cognatus genome:
- a CDS encoding lyase yields the protein MGLWLSCLAFAAVAEAAAVRYYELPRGARPHDVAPDPKPGGAVWYTAQGQGALGRLDPINGQVEQIGLGEGSSPHGVIVGPDGAPWVTDSGLNAIVRVDPATHEVRRWPLPGTAYVNLNTATFDRSGRLWFTGQAGFHGRLDPTTGKVDVWKSPRGRGPYGIATTPSGEVYYASLAGSHIARIDLTSGEATPIDPPTPNQGARRVWSDSTGRIWVSEWQSGNVSVFDPATRTWKAWKLPGTSPRAYSVWVDERDKVWLTDFTANAIVRFDPKTETFESFPSSARSASVRQMAGRSGEAWGAESGADRLVVVRY from the coding sequence CTGGGGCTCTGGCTGTCCTGCCTTGCCTTTGCCGCCGTTGCGGAAGCCGCAGCGGTGCGCTATTACGAACTGCCGCGCGGGGCACGGCCGCACGACGTGGCGCCCGACCCGAAACCCGGCGGCGCGGTCTGGTACACGGCGCAGGGACAGGGCGCGCTCGGGCGGCTCGACCCAATCAACGGCCAGGTCGAACAGATCGGGCTGGGTGAAGGCTCATCCCCGCACGGCGTGATCGTTGGTCCTGACGGCGCACCCTGGGTCACTGACAGTGGGCTGAACGCCATTGTGCGCGTCGACCCGGCGACCCATGAAGTCAGGCGCTGGCCGCTGCCTGGCACCGCCTACGTCAACCTCAACACCGCGACTTTCGACCGGTCCGGCCGCCTGTGGTTCACCGGCCAGGCAGGGTTCCATGGGCGACTGGACCCGACGACGGGCAAGGTGGACGTATGGAAATCGCCGCGCGGCCGCGGGCCCTACGGCATCGCGACCACACCGTCGGGCGAGGTTTACTACGCTTCGCTCGCCGGCAGCCATATCGCGCGCATCGACCTGACGAGCGGCGAGGCGACTCCGATCGACCCACCGACGCCGAATCAGGGAGCGCGGCGCGTATGGAGCGACTCGACCGGACGTATCTGGGTCAGCGAATGGCAGAGCGGCAACGTCAGCGTGTTTGACCCCGCCACCAGAACCTGGAAAGCCTGGAAACTGCCTGGTACTTCTCCGCGCGCCTATTCGGTGTGGGTGGACGAGCGCGACAAGGTCTGGCTGACCGACTTCACGGCCAATGCCATCGTGCGCTTCGATCCTAAGACCGAAACCTTCGAGAGTTTCCCGAGTAGCGCACGCAGCGCGAGCGTGCGCCAGATGGCGGGCCGCAGCGGCGAGGCCTGGGGCGCAGAATCGGGTGCGGATCGGCTGGTGGTCGTGAGATATTGA